A genomic stretch from Empedobacter stercoris includes:
- a CDS encoding SusE domain-containing protein: protein MKNFIKYISFACASVFALSACNDDEDIIQLDPSTFVAPVVEAPTSNSIVLLEENAASTAMTFKWSAANYGVNTPPKYELEIDLAGNNFENAKTVTSTSATTADVTVKELNLISTDLGLEPFKEGELEYRVVSTVGTPGSQPLISNVYSLNVTPYPTDLSTNWGIVGSATPNGWDGPDVPFWKTETPNVFVAYTTLKDGDIKFRQDNKWELDYGGTNGKLEKGGENIAVKAGTYKVTIDLTNLTYKLEDYSWGLVGDATANGWEGPDEKLSYDGSIDSWVITTTLKDGKFKFRLNNDWAVNFGGNGTPGELTDKDGQDIDIKAGTYKITANFNKKTYTVEAQ from the coding sequence ATGAAAAATTTTATAAAATATATTTCGTTCGCTTGTGCAAGTGTTTTTGCGTTAAGCGCATGTAATGACGATGAAGACATCATACAATTAGATCCCTCAACATTTGTAGCGCCTGTAGTAGAAGCACCAACATCTAATTCGATTGTATTATTAGAAGAAAATGCGGCTTCAACTGCGATGACGTTCAAATGGTCTGCTGCTAATTATGGTGTAAACACTCCACCTAAATATGAATTAGAAATTGATTTAGCAGGAAACAATTTCGAAAATGCTAAAACAGTAACTTCTACATCCGCTACAACGGCTGATGTAACGGTTAAAGAATTAAATTTAATTTCTACAGATTTAGGTTTAGAACCTTTTAAAGAAGGTGAATTAGAATATCGAGTTGTATCAACAGTTGGTACTCCTGGTTCTCAACCATTAATTTCTAATGTTTATTCGTTAAACGTAACACCTTATCCTACAGATTTATCTACAAATTGGGGTATCGTTGGTTCTGCAACACCTAATGGTTGGGATGGACCAGATGTTCCTTTCTGGAAAACAGAAACTCCTAATGTATTTGTCGCTTACACAACTTTAAAAGATGGTGATATCAAATTCCGCCAAGATAATAAATGGGAATTGGACTACGGTGGCACAAATGGTAAATTAGAAAAAGGCGGTGAAAATATCGCCGTAAAAGCTGGTACATATAAAGTAACAATTGATTTGACTAACCTTACATATAAATTAGAAGATTACTCATGGGGGTTAGTCGGTGATGCTACTGCAAACGGATGGGAAGGTCCAGATGAAAAATTATCTTACGATGGTTCTATCGATTCTTGGGTCATTACAACAACTTTAAAAGATGGAAAATTCAAATTTCGTTTAAATAATGATTGGGCAGTAAATTTTGGAGGAAATGGAACTCCTGGAGAATTAACGGACAAAGACGGGCAAGATATTGATATTAAAGCTGGGACTTATAAAATAACAGCTAATTTCAACAAGAAAACTTATACAGTAGAAGCTCAATAA
- a CDS encoding sialidase family protein, which translates to MKVSRDQAKTWNFFKTIEPNSSAYSVLTNISKNKIGIFYEANDYQDMVFEVVDLK; encoded by the coding sequence TTGAAAGTAAGTAGAGATCAAGCGAAAACATGGAATTTTTTCAAAACTATAGAACCAAATTCTTCGGCTTATTCCGTTTTAACGAATATATCAAAAAATAAAATTGGTATTTTTTATGAAGCTAATGATTACCAAGATATGGTTTTTGAAGTAGTTGATTTAAAATAA
- a CDS encoding alpha-amylase family glycosyl hydrolase gives MKNILSILMLLMVISFTKAQITTTPSPPEANQAVVINFDKTGTGLANYSGDIYAHTGVTIDGKQWENIIESWGNNTTQPKLTFVSGSTYKLEIPTSIYQFYGVDTSKNITAIDVVFRSADGKQQTTNLSISVGSFKVTLTNPLENSITNVSSGSSFNIKAIATKSANWTLSANGTQIDALNNSTSFDKNYTISQNQNYTLSATFNGQTISKSFTVNIKPTVKDVAIPSNLHEGINYLNNDFTKAYLVLYAPQKEFIHVIGSFNNWQLSDQYVMNRDTTNKDLYWIELSNLKASEIYTFQYRTSDGIKTADPYSTLVLSPYDDPYITAATYPNMPVYPTGQQFEVSVLQTNQAKYNWKVSNFNRPNKENLMIYELLIRDFNSTKTWQSLIDDFDYFKKLNINAIEVMPVMEFEGNISWGYNTAYHLALDKAYGPADKMKEFIDLCHQNGISIILDVALNHVYGRSPLVRMWMNDPDNDGFGEPTTTNPYVNQTSKHSYNVGYDLNHQLTPTQNYVQRTLKHWIEEFKIDGFRWDLTKGFTQNCTPSDETCTNGYQADRVAILKKYADMQWTIDPNSYIIFEHLGNNGSAQEETEWANYRINEGKGIMLWGKATNNFNQNTMGYASDSNFDWLKHTVKGFTKKHLVAYAESHDEERMMYKNLQYGASSGTYNVKDLKTSLERQKALGAVLFTIPGPKMLWQFGELGYDYSINHCEDGTNNDGCRTNPKPIPSEIGYLTNAERKSVYEVWSKIIGLKLNNKVFETDNYTITSGDLKPRIQITNNLLSSSDLYEVIVIANFTTSTQAIAPLFPFTGNWYNLMDETTLNVTNTNSSFTVNLNPGEFRIFGNAKANLSTDNIEVNSEKISVTPNPVSSSFSLNINSEKVKIYDLSGKLVKEFSGKFSAIHQFNIKELPKGIYILDIEAKNRKSSAKLIKN, from the coding sequence ATGAAAAACATTCTATCTATTTTAATGCTTTTAATGGTAATATCTTTTACCAAAGCACAAATTACAACAACTCCTTCACCACCCGAAGCAAACCAAGCAGTTGTAATAAACTTCGATAAAACAGGAACAGGTCTTGCCAATTATTCAGGAGATATTTATGCGCATACAGGCGTAACTATTGATGGAAAACAATGGGAAAATATAATTGAAAGTTGGGGAAATAATACCACTCAACCCAAATTAACTTTCGTTTCTGGATCAACCTACAAATTAGAAATCCCTACATCTATTTATCAATTCTATGGAGTTGATACTTCTAAAAATATTACAGCAATAGATGTTGTTTTTAGAAGTGCAGATGGAAAACAACAAACTACGAATCTTTCTATTTCGGTAGGTTCTTTCAAAGTTACTTTAACTAATCCGCTCGAAAATTCAATTACAAATGTTTCTTCAGGATCAAGTTTTAACATCAAAGCGATAGCTACAAAATCTGCTAATTGGACATTATCTGCTAACGGAACTCAAATTGATGCATTAAATAATTCAACATCTTTTGATAAAAATTATACCATTTCACAAAATCAGAATTACACGTTGAGTGCTACTTTTAATGGTCAAACAATAAGCAAATCTTTTACAGTTAATATCAAACCAACAGTGAAAGATGTAGCTATTCCATCTAATTTACATGAAGGAATTAATTATTTGAATAATGATTTTACAAAAGCATATTTGGTTTTATACGCTCCACAAAAAGAGTTCATTCATGTAATCGGAAGTTTCAATAATTGGCAACTTTCTGATCAATATGTGATGAATCGAGATACAACTAACAAGGATTTATATTGGATTGAATTATCTAATCTTAAAGCAAGTGAAATCTATACGTTTCAATATCGAACAAGTGATGGAATCAAAACTGCAGATCCTTATTCGACTTTAGTTTTATCGCCTTATGATGATCCGTATATTACCGCAGCAACTTACCCAAATATGCCTGTATATCCTACTGGACAACAATTTGAAGTTTCGGTTTTACAAACAAATCAAGCAAAATACAATTGGAAAGTTTCAAATTTCAATCGCCCAAATAAAGAGAATTTGATGATTTACGAATTATTAATTCGTGATTTCAATTCAACAAAAACATGGCAATCTTTAATTGATGATTTTGATTATTTCAAAAAATTAAACATTAACGCAATCGAAGTTATGCCAGTAATGGAGTTTGAAGGAAATATTTCTTGGGGTTATAATACAGCTTATCATCTTGCTTTGGATAAAGCTTATGGACCAGCAGATAAAATGAAAGAGTTCATCGATTTGTGTCATCAAAATGGAATTTCAATCATTTTAGATGTTGCTTTAAATCATGTTTATGGTCGATCTCCGTTGGTTAGAATGTGGATGAATGATCCCGACAATGATGGTTTTGGAGAACCAACTACTACAAATCCTTATGTTAATCAAACCTCAAAACATAGTTACAATGTTGGATACGATTTAAATCATCAATTAACACCAACTCAAAATTATGTACAACGTACATTAAAACATTGGATTGAAGAGTTCAAAATTGATGGATTTAGATGGGATTTAACAAAAGGATTTACACAAAATTGTACACCTTCTGATGAAACTTGTACAAACGGATATCAAGCTGATCGTGTAGCAATTTTAAAAAAATATGCAGATATGCAATGGACAATTGATCCGAATTCCTACATCATTTTTGAACATTTAGGAAATAATGGTTCAGCACAAGAGGAAACAGAATGGGCGAATTATCGCATTAACGAAGGTAAAGGAATTATGCTTTGGGGTAAAGCGACTAATAATTTTAATCAAAATACAATGGGATATGCTTCGGATAGTAACTTTGATTGGTTGAAGCATACTGTAAAAGGTTTTACGAAAAAACATTTGGTTGCCTACGCAGAAAGTCATGATGAAGAAAGAATGATGTACAAGAATTTACAATATGGTGCATCATCAGGAACTTATAATGTAAAAGATTTAAAAACTTCTTTAGAAAGACAAAAAGCTTTAGGTGCCGTTCTATTTACGATTCCTGGTCCTAAAATGTTGTGGCAATTTGGAGAATTAGGATATGATTATTCGATCAATCATTGCGAAGATGGAACAAATAATGACGGATGTCGCACCAATCCAAAACCTATTCCAAGCGAAATTGGTTACTTAACAAATGCCGAAAGAAAATCTGTTTATGAAGTTTGGTCAAAAATTATTGGTCTTAAATTAAACAACAAAGTTTTCGAAACTGATAATTATACAATTACATCTGGAGATTTAAAACCGCGTATTCAGATTACAAATAATTTATTATCGTCGTCTGATTTATATGAGGTAATTGTTATTGCAAACTTCACAACAAGCACTCAAGCAATTGCGCCACTTTTTCCATTTACAGGAAATTGGTACAATTTGATGGACGAAACAACGCTGAATGTCACCAATACAAATTCATCATTTACAGTTAATCTAAATCCAGGTGAATTTAGAATTTTCGGGAATGCAAAAGCAAATTTATCAACAGATAATATTGAGGTTAATTCAGAAAAAATCTCTGTAACTCCAAATCCAGTTTCTTCCTCTTTTTCATTAAATATTAATTCAGAAAAAGTAAAAATTTATGATTTATCAGGAAAGTTGGTCAAAGAATTTTCAGGAAAATTTTCAGCAATACATCAATTTAACATCAAAGAATTACCAAAAGGTATTTACATTCTTGACATTGAAGCTAAAAATCGAAAATCGTCGGCGAAACTGATTAAAAATTAA
- the ahcY gene encoding adenosylhomocysteinase, which translates to MDTKTQYIPYKVKDISLAEWGRKEITLAEAEMPGLMAIREEYKAAQPLKGARIAGCLHMTIQTAVLIETLAALGADVTWSSCNIFSTQDHAAAAIAAAGIPVYAWKGMNEEEFDWCIEQTLFFGEDRKPLNMILDDGGDLTNMVIDRYPELVAEIKGLSEETTTGVHRLYERMEKGTLPMPAINVNDSVTKSKFDNKYGCRESAVDAIKRATDLMIAGKRVVVCGYGDVGKGTAASFRGAGAIVTVTEIDPICALQASMEGYEVKRLDTVVANADIVITTTGNFGIVRAEHFEKMKDKVVVCNIGHFDNEIDMAWLNATYGSTKEEIKPQVDKYNINGNDIIVLAEGRLVNLGCATGHPSFVMSNSFSNQTLAQIELWTNSSAYENKVYTLPKHLDEKVAELHLAKLGVELEVLSQEQAEYIGVTVEGPYKPEYYRY; encoded by the coding sequence ATGGATACAAAAACGCAATACATTCCATACAAAGTTAAAGATATTTCTTTAGCTGAGTGGGGAAGAAAGGAAATTACGTTGGCTGAGGCAGAAATGCCTGGGTTAATGGCTATCCGTGAAGAGTATAAAGCTGCTCAACCTTTGAAAGGTGCTCGCATTGCAGGTTGTCTACACATGACAATCCAAACTGCAGTATTAATCGAAACGTTAGCTGCTTTAGGAGCTGATGTTACATGGTCGTCATGTAATATTTTCTCTACACAAGATCACGCTGCTGCTGCAATTGCTGCTGCTGGGATTCCTGTGTATGCTTGGAAAGGGATGAACGAAGAGGAATTCGATTGGTGTATCGAGCAAACATTATTCTTCGGAGAAGATCGCAAACCATTAAACATGATTCTGGATGATGGTGGAGACTTAACGAATATGGTGATTGATCGTTACCCAGAATTGGTTGCTGAGATCAAAGGATTATCAGAAGAAACAACTACGGGTGTACACCGTCTTTATGAAAGAATGGAGAAAGGTACATTGCCTATGCCTGCAATTAACGTAAATGATTCTGTAACAAAATCTAAATTCGACAACAAATATGGATGTCGCGAATCTGCAGTAGATGCTATCAAACGTGCTACTGACTTGATGATCGCTGGTAAACGTGTTGTAGTTTGTGGATATGGTGATGTTGGTAAAGGTACAGCGGCTTCTTTCCGTGGTGCTGGAGCAATTGTTACAGTAACTGAAATCGACCCTATTTGTGCTTTACAAGCATCGATGGAAGGTTACGAAGTAAAACGTTTAGATACAGTTGTTGCAAACGCTGATATCGTAATTACGACGACTGGTAACTTTGGAATTGTACGCGCAGAGCATTTCGAAAAAATGAAAGACAAAGTTGTTGTTTGTAACATTGGTCACTTCGATAACGAAATCGACATGGCTTGGTTAAACGCTACTTACGGATCTACAAAAGAAGAAATCAAACCTCAAGTTGACAAGTACAACATCAACGGAAACGATATTATCGTTTTAGCTGAAGGTCGTTTAGTAAACTTAGGATGTGCAACAGGTCACCCTTCTTTCGTGATGTCAAACTCTTTCTCTAACCAAACTTTAGCTCAAATCGAGTTGTGGACTAATTCATCAGCTTACGAAAATAAAGTATATACTTTACCGAAGCATTTAGATGAAAAAGTTGCAGAATTACACTTAGCTAAATTAGGAGTAGAATTAGAAGTTTTATCTCAAGAACAAGCAGAATACATTGGTGTAACGGTTGAAGGACCATATAAACCAGAATATTATAGATATTAA
- a CDS encoding sialidase family protein: MDFPDQESASDVSMVLDEKTKEIYLFYNYMNHKIAKNEFRLHFVKSADNGETWSKPVDITDQITPTEWKKDFKFITSGRGAYTKEGWILNTLVRLKDGVYVFGSKDHGKTWERISSVAEKADETKIGC; the protein is encoded by the coding sequence ATCGATTTTCCAGATCAAGAATCTGCTTCTGATGTATCAATGGTTTTGGATGAAAAGACAAAAGAAATTTATCTTTTTTACAATTACATGAATCATAAAATTGCGAAAAATGAATTTCGATTACATTTTGTAAAAAGTGCTGACAATGGAGAAACGTGGTCAAAACCTGTTGATATTACGGACCAAATTACGCCAACGGAATGGAAAAAAGATTTTAAATTCATTACTTCTGGTCGTGGCGCATACACAAAAGAAGGTTGGATTTTGAATACATTGGTTCGATTGAAAGACGGTGTTTACGTATTCGGAAGTAAAGATCATGGAAAAACGTGGGAACGAATTTCGAGTGTTGCAGAAAAAGCTGACGAAACAAAAATTGGATGTTAA
- the pnuC gene encoding nicotinamide riboside transporter PnuC has product MNDFIDYIFAPYKTYSSLNILLETIATLFGIISVYYTYKRNILVYPTTIISTFIFIYLFFNWGLYGETIINFYYTSMAIYGWILWQKNLEEDHKHVDVSWASKKEYLYATILFALSFLFILTIYYFRPVIQNGFDTSFINQCQFHYTQIDFIDASTTAIFLIGMWMMARRKIDNWFFWIIGDLVMIPLMIHKGAVITSFQYIVLLVLSIIGLIDWIKSIKNYQKIVSE; this is encoded by the coding sequence ATGAACGATTTTATTGATTATATTTTTGCGCCTTATAAAACGTATTCTTCGTTGAATATTTTGCTCGAAACTATTGCAACTCTATTTGGGATTATTTCCGTTTATTATACCTACAAACGTAATATATTGGTTTATCCGACCACTATTATTTCGACATTTATTTTTATCTATTTATTTTTTAATTGGGGATTGTATGGCGAAACAATAATCAATTTTTATTATACATCGATGGCAATATATGGTTGGATTTTGTGGCAAAAAAATCTTGAAGAAGATCATAAACATGTCGATGTTTCGTGGGCTTCGAAAAAAGAATATTTGTATGCAACGATTTTGTTTGCATTGAGTTTTCTGTTTATTCTGACGATTTATTATTTCCGTCCAGTTATTCAGAATGGATTTGACACAAGTTTTATCAATCAATGTCAATTTCATTATACTCAAATAGATTTTATAGATGCATCGACAACAGCCATCTTTTTGATTGGGATGTGGATGATGGCAAGACGAAAAATTGATAATTGGTTTTTTTGGATAATTGGTGATTTGGTGATGATTCCACTGATGATTCATAAAGGAGCTGTGATTACATCATTTCAGTATATTGTTTTGTTAGTTTTATCGATTATTGGACTAATTGATTGGATTAAATCTATTAAAAATTACCAAAAAATAGTGAGCGAGTAA
- a CDS encoding RagB/SusD family nutrient uptake outer membrane protein, with the protein MKLNIFNIHKIALIGIFSLFTLTSCHDDLNLNPIDPDMVTENEVFSNAQEAKAALGKIYASLSLTGQEGPAGQPDIVGVDEGTSQYTRLMFYLNELTTDEAIVGWGDAGLPNLHAMDWGASNPFVEAMYFRLAQTVSFSNSFIEKAEKLAENDPEVKKFVAEARFIRAYAYYNLMDLYANVPLVTKVSLELPKQNNRQEIYTFVETELKDLESLLADARSNEYGRVDKVAAYALLSRLYLNSEVYVNQNKYKEAAEYAKKAIESGYIINTKDINGNGSAYDELFLADNDTNGAQNENIFAINFDGRYSTTYGGATFIVKAKIGGSMAPADFGVNGGWGGPRTTKALVNQFSSAVTQSNSAGNPTAWKDKRAMFHSDGQTFEIENVSEFKNGYAITKFSNKKSDGTNGNNDTGEHADVDIPIFRVAEMYLNYAEAALRGGGDTGIALNYINQLRERAYGNTSGNVTSINLDFILAERSREMYWEGTRRTDLIRFNKFTNNYNWPFKGGIANGMNVDNHRTIYPIPFNALAVNPNLTQNPGY; encoded by the coding sequence ATGAAATTAAACATATTCAATATTCATAAAATAGCATTAATTGGAATCTTTTCATTATTCACATTAACATCTTGTCATGATGATTTGAATTTAAATCCAATTGATCCCGATATGGTAACAGAGAACGAAGTTTTCTCTAACGCTCAAGAAGCAAAAGCTGCTTTAGGAAAAATTTACGCTTCATTATCGTTAACAGGGCAAGAAGGTCCTGCTGGACAGCCTGATATAGTTGGTGTTGACGAAGGTACATCTCAGTACACTCGTTTAATGTTTTATCTTAACGAGTTAACAACTGATGAAGCAATTGTTGGTTGGGGAGATGCTGGTTTACCAAATTTGCATGCAATGGATTGGGGAGCAAGTAATCCGTTTGTTGAAGCAATGTATTTTCGTTTAGCTCAAACCGTTTCTTTCTCTAACTCATTCATCGAAAAAGCTGAAAAATTAGCTGAAAATGATCCAGAAGTTAAAAAATTTGTTGCTGAAGCTCGTTTTATACGCGCCTATGCTTACTATAACTTAATGGATTTATATGCGAATGTTCCTTTGGTTACAAAAGTTTCGTTAGAGTTACCAAAACAAAACAATCGTCAAGAAATATATACATTTGTTGAAACGGAGTTGAAAGATTTAGAATCTCTATTAGCAGATGCAAGATCTAACGAATATGGACGTGTTGATAAAGTTGCAGCTTACGCCTTATTATCTCGTTTATATTTAAATTCTGAGGTATACGTTAATCAAAATAAATACAAAGAAGCAGCAGAATATGCTAAAAAAGCAATCGAATCTGGTTATATAATCAATACAAAAGATATTAACGGAAATGGTTCTGCTTACGACGAATTATTCTTAGCTGATAATGATACAAATGGTGCGCAAAATGAAAACATTTTTGCAATCAATTTTGATGGACGTTATTCTACGACTTACGGTGGAGCTACTTTCATTGTAAAAGCGAAAATCGGAGGTTCTATGGCTCCAGCAGATTTTGGTGTAAATGGCGGATGGGGAGGTCCTCGCACAACAAAAGCATTGGTTAATCAATTCTCGAGTGCTGTTACACAAAGTAATTCAGCTGGAAATCCAACTGCTTGGAAAGACAAACGTGCAATGTTCCATTCGGATGGACAAACATTCGAAATCGAAAATGTTTCTGAGTTTAAAAACGGATATGCAATCACAAAATTCTCGAACAAAAAATCTGATGGAACAAATGGGAACAACGACACTGGAGAGCATGCTGATGTAGACATTCCAATTTTCCGTGTTGCTGAAATGTATCTTAATTATGCAGAAGCTGCTTTAAGAGGAGGTGGAGATACAGGTATCGCCCTTAACTATATCAACCAATTACGTGAGCGTGCTTATGGAAATACATCTGGAAATGTAACTTCTATTAATTTAGATTTTATTTTAGCAGAACGTTCTCGTGAAATGTATTGGGAAGGAACTCGTCGTACGGATTTAATTCGTTTTAACAAGTTTACGAACAATTACAATTGGCCTTTCAAAGGAGGAATTGCAAATGGTATGAATGTCGATAATCACAGAACAATATATCCAATTCCATTCAATGCATTAGCAGTAAATCCAAACTTAACTCAAAATCCTGGTTACTAA
- a CDS encoding LOG family protein, whose product MTNKEKEVDRIQSPFRPKDWNEIRINDSWALFKIMAEFVNGYEAMSKIGPCVSIFGSARTSKENHYYQLAEEIAYQLTKIGFGVITGGGPAIMEAANKGAQKGGGSSVGLGITLPFETELNKYIDREYEINFDYFFARKVMFVKYSQGFIVMPGGFGTLDELFEALTLVQTKKTGRFPIVLVGTEYWSGLFDWIRDRVIADGYISETDLDLFRLVDTAEEAVGHIQNFYAKYNIKLNF is encoded by the coding sequence ATGACAAATAAAGAAAAAGAAGTAGATAGAATACAATCTCCGTTTCGACCAAAAGATTGGAACGAGATTAGAATAAATGACTCTTGGGCATTGTTCAAGATTATGGCAGAGTTTGTAAATGGTTATGAAGCCATGTCAAAAATTGGACCTTGTGTTTCTATTTTTGGTTCGGCACGTACATCAAAAGAAAATCATTATTATCAATTAGCAGAGGAAATTGCCTATCAATTAACTAAAATAGGTTTTGGTGTTATTACAGGAGGAGGACCTGCAATTATGGAAGCTGCAAATAAAGGTGCTCAAAAAGGAGGAGGCTCATCTGTTGGTTTAGGAATTACATTGCCTTTCGAGACAGAATTGAACAAATATATTGACCGTGAATATGAAATAAATTTTGATTATTTCTTTGCTCGAAAAGTGATGTTTGTAAAATATTCTCAAGGATTCATCGTAATGCCAGGAGGTTTCGGAACATTAGATGAACTGTTTGAAGCATTAACTTTAGTTCAGACAAAGAAAACAGGTCGTTTCCCAATCGTTTTGGTTGGTACTGAATATTGGTCTGGATTATTTGATTGGATTAGAGATCGAGTGATTGCAGATGGTTATATTTCTGAAACAGATTTAGATCTTTTCCGTTTAGTTGATACAGCAGAAGAGGCGGTTGGTCACATTCAGAATTTCTATGCAAAATATAATATCAAGCTTAATTTTTAA
- a CDS encoding sialidase family protein gives MLNARIQNAGFRKIFISKDQGKTWTSKMDEQLIDPTCNASTLVLGKDIVFSNLHDSKDSQKPGIESK, from the coding sequence ATGTTAAATGCGCGCATTCAAAATGCTGGTTTCCGTAAAATATTTATCTCAAAAGATCAAGGAAAAACATGGACTTCTAAAATGGATGAACAATTAATTGATCCAACTTGTAATGCTTCGACATTGGTTTTAGGAAAAGATATTGTGTTTAGTAATTTGCATGATTCAAAAGATAGTCAAAAACCTGGGATTGAAAGTAAGTAG
- a CDS encoding 4'-phosphopantetheinyl transferase family protein gives MPVIDYINDFKHTRIITWNVTESNEELLEYLHLEDYRMEKYNNLRPKQAREYLGLRACLKKLDLDYDVNYDERGKPFLPTNKEISITHSYGLVSVGVSEYNIGIDIELARPRKILNIKHKFARPDEIAWIPQEHEIEYLHVIWGMKEGLYKLNGGNLWNFLNHYRVEEFELVENNQIICWISDEIKSRKYHAFYKMIGEYYLVWVLDYE, from the coding sequence ATGCCCGTTATCGATTATATTAACGATTTTAAACATACCCGCATTATTACGTGGAATGTAACAGAATCGAATGAAGAATTGTTAGAATATCTTCATTTAGAGGATTATAGGATGGAAAAATATAATAATCTTCGACCTAAACAGGCCAGAGAATATCTTGGTTTGCGCGCTTGTCTAAAGAAATTGGACTTGGATTATGATGTAAATTATGACGAAAGAGGAAAACCTTTTTTACCTACAAATAAAGAAATTTCTATCACGCATTCCTATGGATTGGTTTCTGTTGGCGTGAGCGAATATAATATTGGGATAGATATTGAATTGGCTCGACCAAGAAAAATTTTAAACATTAAACACAAATTTGCGCGTCCAGATGAAATCGCTTGGATTCCGCAAGAGCATGAAATTGAATATTTGCATGTAATTTGGGGAATGAAAGAAGGTTTGTACAAATTGAATGGTGGAAATCTTTGGAATTTTCTGAATCATTATCGCGTAGAAGAATTTGAATTAGTAGAAAATAATCAAATTATTTGTTGGATTTCTGATGAGATAAAATCTCGAAAATACCATGCGTTTTATAAAATGATTGGAGAATATTATTTGGTTTGGGTGCTGGATTATGAATAA
- a CDS encoding Bax inhibitor-1/YccA family protein, translated as MEDQHVYQQNQLVAEATSAERANFYKHTYGHVAGGVLVFVLIESLMLKSEALVSFMLSLTSGYLWLILLAGFMGITWVAQKMAYGSISKSKQYLGYLLYIIAEALIFVPMLYIALHYGGTYVIKQAAVVTGGLFVGLSAIVFFTKADFSVLKGALTIGFFLAIGLIIAGMLFGFDLGLWFSVGMCALAGGAILYNTHQLKYEFGTQQYVAAALSLFASLMLLFWYILRIFMSRD; from the coding sequence ATGGAAGATCAACACGTATATCAACAAAACCAATTGGTTGCAGAAGCAACGAGTGCAGAAAGAGCAAATTTTTATAAACATACCTATGGACATGTTGCAGGAGGAGTTTTAGTATTTGTATTAATCGAATCTTTGATGTTGAAATCAGAAGCTTTAGTCAGCTTTATGTTAAGTTTAACTTCAGGATATCTTTGGTTAATTCTATTGGCTGGATTTATGGGAATTACTTGGGTCGCACAAAAAATGGCTTATGGTTCGATTTCTAAATCAAAACAATACTTAGGTTACTTATTGTATATAATTGCAGAAGCTTTAATTTTTGTTCCAATGCTTTACATCGCATTACATTATGGCGGAACATACGTTATAAAACAAGCGGCAGTTGTGACAGGAGGATTATTTGTAGGATTATCAGCTATCGTATTTTTTACAAAAGCAGATTTTTCTGTTTTAAAAGGAGCGTTAACAATTGGATTCTTCTTAGCAATTGGTTTGATAATTGCTGGGATGTTATTTGGGTTCGATTTAGGCTTATGGTTCTCAGTAGGAATGTGTGCATTAGCAGGTGGTGCAATATTATACAATACGCATCAACTAAAATATGAATTTGGAACACAACAATATGTTGCAGCAGCATTGTCGTTATTTGCATCATTAATGTTACTATTCTGGTATATTTTAAGAATTTTTATGAGCAGAGATTAA